A portion of the Rhodococcus pseudokoreensis genome contains these proteins:
- a CDS encoding acylphosphatase, with amino-acid sequence MERMTAWVHGYVQGVGFRWWTRARALELGLVGYAANQKDGRVLVIAEGPRDKLDTLLTLLRSGDTPGAVDLVVEQWDSPRGDLTGFVER; translated from the coding sequence ATGGAGAGAATGACCGCGTGGGTGCACGGGTACGTGCAGGGTGTCGGATTCCGGTGGTGGACCCGCGCCCGCGCACTCGAACTCGGCCTCGTCGGATACGCGGCCAACCAGAAGGACGGCCGGGTACTCGTCATCGCCGAGGGTCCCCGAGACAAGCTGGATACCCTGCTGACGCTGCTGCGGTCGGGAGACACGCCGGGCGCGGTGGATCTCGTCGTGGAGCAATGGGATTCCCCCCGCGGCGACCTCACCGGGTTCGTCGAACGGTGA
- a CDS encoding OsmC family protein: MAEQTSDTTAPTSLWVERTGTRLYTGRSSRGAEVLIGSEGVEGVFTPGELLKIALAACSGMSSDFPLSRRLGDNYEATIRVSGAADRENEVYPQLDEVLELDLSELDADAQERLVTLVERSVDKVCTVGRTLKAGTKVTLTVEKEQ, from the coding sequence ATGGCAGAACAGACTTCCGACACGACGGCGCCCACTTCACTGTGGGTCGAGCGAACGGGCACCCGGCTGTACACCGGCCGCAGCTCCCGCGGCGCCGAGGTCCTGATCGGCTCCGAGGGCGTGGAGGGCGTGTTCACTCCAGGGGAGCTTCTGAAGATCGCACTCGCCGCGTGCAGCGGAATGAGCTCGGACTTCCCGCTGTCGCGGCGCCTGGGCGACAACTACGAGGCCACCATCCGGGTGTCCGGCGCCGCCGACCGGGAGAACGAGGTGTACCCGCAGCTCGACGAGGTGCTCGAGCTCGATCTCAGCGAACTCGACGCCGACGCGCAGGAGCGTCTGGTCACGCTCGTGGAACGGTCGGTCGACAAGGTGTGCACGGTCGGGCGGACGCTGAAGGCCGGGACGAAAGTGACGTTGACCGTCGAGAAGGAACAATGA
- a CDS encoding pyridoxamine 5'-phosphate oxidase family protein: MLMGQIGSAGERRLQSEFGTGDRAAKFYSDQMLDHLNPTMIEFVGRQEIAFIATADASGECDNSLRAGTPGFMHVIDSKTLAYPEYRGNGVMASLGNILENPHVGIILVDFVQDLIGLHVNGSARIVDDEVLRSEIADLPVDHSGGRVPERWVVVDVEEAYIHCRKHIPRMAPVPRHREWGTDDVKRKGGDYFDAKATPRHDADGQAAEEPVPAGLTQVISPGFSVAPAGTSGN; encoded by the coding sequence ATGCTGATGGGCCAGATCGGGAGTGCGGGAGAACGCCGACTTCAATCCGAGTTCGGCACCGGGGATCGTGCCGCCAAGTTCTACTCGGATCAGATGCTGGACCATCTCAATCCGACGATGATCGAGTTCGTCGGACGCCAGGAGATCGCGTTCATCGCCACCGCCGACGCCTCCGGCGAATGCGACAACAGTCTGCGCGCCGGGACACCGGGATTCATGCACGTCATCGACTCGAAGACCCTCGCGTACCCGGAGTACCGCGGCAACGGTGTCATGGCGAGCCTCGGCAACATCCTGGAAAATCCGCACGTCGGAATCATTCTCGTGGACTTCGTGCAGGACCTCATCGGACTGCACGTGAACGGTTCGGCCCGGATCGTCGACGACGAGGTCCTCCGCTCCGAGATCGCGGATCTGCCGGTGGACCACTCCGGCGGGCGGGTCCCGGAACGCTGGGTGGTCGTGGACGTGGAGGAGGCATACATCCACTGCCGCAAGCACATTCCGAGGATGGCACCGGTTCCCCGCCACCGCGAATGGGGAACCGACGACGTGAAACGCAAGGGCGGCGACTACTTCGACGCCAAGGCGACGCCACGCCACGACGCCGACGGACAGGCCGCCGAAGAGCCCGTGCCCGCGGGACTCACGCAGGTCATCTCGCCGGGCTTCTCCGTGGCGCCGGCTGGCACTTCGGGCAACTGA
- the mutM gene encoding bifunctional DNA-formamidopyrimidine glycosylase/DNA-(apurinic or apyrimidinic site) lyase, whose protein sequence is MPELPEVEVVRRGLERHIVGASIDSVDILHPRAIRRHLPGAADLAGQLTGERIAGADRRGKYLWLVLEPSTVALVVHLGMSGQMLVQPPELPTEKHLRIRARLDSGLDLRFVDQRTFGGWALAPLVDVDGSLVPDSVAHIARDPLDPRFDLAATVKVVRGKHTEIKRVLLDQTVVSGIGNIYADEALWRAQIHGNRLTDRLTGPRIRAVLTAAQQVMREALTQGGTSFDALYVNVNGESGYFDRSLSAYGQEDRPCPRCGTAIRREKFMNRSSFSCPKCQPAPRRSPAR, encoded by the coding sequence GTGCCTGAACTACCCGAAGTCGAGGTAGTTCGGCGCGGACTCGAACGCCACATCGTGGGGGCGTCCATCGATTCGGTGGACATCCTGCATCCGCGGGCGATCCGGCGTCACCTGCCCGGTGCCGCGGACCTCGCCGGACAGCTCACCGGCGAACGGATCGCGGGCGCCGACCGCCGCGGGAAGTACCTGTGGCTGGTCCTCGAACCCAGCACGGTCGCCCTCGTGGTGCATCTCGGTATGAGTGGTCAAATGCTCGTGCAGCCACCGGAATTGCCGACCGAGAAGCATCTGCGTATCCGGGCCCGGCTCGATTCCGGTCTCGACCTCCGGTTCGTCGATCAGCGGACGTTCGGGGGCTGGGCGCTCGCGCCTCTCGTCGACGTCGACGGCTCGCTCGTGCCGGACTCGGTGGCGCACATCGCCCGCGACCCACTGGATCCGCGTTTCGATCTGGCGGCCACCGTGAAGGTGGTGCGCGGCAAGCACACCGAGATCAAACGTGTGCTGCTGGACCAGACCGTCGTCTCGGGCATCGGCAACATCTACGCGGACGAGGCGTTGTGGCGCGCGCAGATCCACGGAAACCGGCTCACCGACAGGCTGACCGGTCCCCGGATTCGTGCGGTGCTCACCGCCGCCCAGCAGGTGATGCGTGAGGCACTCACCCAGGGCGGCACGTCCTTCGACGCGCTGTACGTGAACGTCAACGGCGAATCGGGCTACTTCGACCGCTCCCTGTCCGCCTACGGTCAGGAGGATCGCCCGTGCCCGCGGTGCGGCACCGCGATCCGGCGGGAGAAGTTCATGAACCGCTCGTCGTTCAGTTGCCCGAAGTGCCAGCCGGCGCCACGGAGAAGCCCGGCGAGATGA
- the rnc gene encoding ribonuclease III yields the protein MTSDISNTPAGGEEDHASLLAALGVEIEPSLLTLALTHRSYAYENGGLPTNERLEFLGDSVLGVTVTEKLYLAHPDKSEGDLAKIRASIVNMHALAEVARSLGEGGLGAHLLLGKGEEMTGGRDKPSILADGMESILGAIHLEHGIETARRVVLDLFSDLLQRAPRLGAGLDWKTSLQELTAERGVGVPAYEITATGPDHDKEFTATVIVGGKPLGVGIGRSKKEAEQKAASTAWNALSDAGPDVATDDVSA from the coding sequence GTGACGAGCGACATCAGTAATACACCCGCCGGCGGCGAGGAGGATCATGCTTCCCTCCTCGCCGCCCTCGGCGTAGAAATCGAGCCTTCACTGCTCACCTTGGCGTTGACGCACCGCTCGTATGCGTACGAGAACGGTGGTCTGCCCACCAACGAGCGTCTCGAGTTTCTCGGTGACTCCGTACTCGGAGTCACCGTCACGGAGAAGCTCTACCTCGCGCACCCCGACAAATCCGAGGGCGACCTCGCGAAGATCCGGGCGAGCATCGTGAATATGCACGCGCTCGCGGAAGTGGCGCGCAGCCTCGGTGAGGGCGGTCTCGGTGCCCATCTCCTGCTCGGGAAGGGCGAGGAGATGACCGGCGGCCGCGACAAGCCGAGCATCCTGGCCGACGGCATGGAGTCGATTCTCGGCGCCATCCATCTCGAGCACGGAATCGAGACGGCGCGACGCGTCGTCCTCGATCTCTTCAGCGACCTCCTCCAGCGAGCCCCCCGCCTCGGCGCGGGCCTGGACTGGAAGACGAGCCTGCAGGAGCTGACCGCGGAGCGTGGCGTCGGAGTTCCGGCGTACGAGATCACCGCGACCGGTCCGGATCACGACAAGGAGTTCACCGCCACCGTGATCGTCGGAGGCAAGCCCCTCGGCGTCGGGATCGGCCGCTCCAAGAAAGAGGCCGAGCAGAAGGCTGCGAGCACGGCGTGGAATGCGTTGTCCGACGCAGGACCCGACGTAGCGACCGACGACGTCAGTGCCTGA
- the rpmF gene encoding 50S ribosomal protein L32 — MAVPKRRMSRSNTRSRRSQWKTTVPTLVTCPNRGCGEKTLPHVACPSCGTYKGRQVTAAV; from the coding sequence GTGGCTGTCCCCAAGCGCAGAATGTCGCGATCCAACACGAGGTCGCGTCGCAGCCAGTGGAAGACCACTGTGCCTACCCTCGTCACCTGCCCCAACCGTGGCTGCGGCGAGAAGACGCTGCCCCACGTCGCGTGCCCGTCGTGTGGCACATACAAGGGCCGCCAGGTCACTGCCGCCGTCTAA
- a CDS encoding YceD family protein: MLDTVKLGRRPGSMRTVERVVTAPRRIGLDLIAIEEGSEIDLDLRLEAVSEGVLVTGSLRADTVGECSRCLEPFSDAVDLTITELFAYPDSTTEETTEEGEVYHVVDDEIDLEPVVIDAVGLALPLQPLCSDDCQGLCPECGVRLAIAESGHGHDILDPRWAGLAAKFGVDSEPSKNLVNNEAEEK, translated from the coding sequence GTGCTGGACACGGTCAAACTCGGCCGTCGTCCCGGTTCGATGCGCACCGTGGAACGGGTGGTGACGGCGCCACGGCGCATCGGTCTCGACCTGATCGCCATCGAGGAAGGATCGGAGATCGATCTGGATCTCCGGTTGGAGGCCGTATCCGAGGGGGTCCTGGTCACCGGTTCGCTGCGAGCCGACACCGTCGGGGAGTGCTCGAGATGTCTCGAGCCGTTCTCCGATGCGGTGGACCTGACCATCACGGAACTGTTCGCGTACCCGGACAGCACCACGGAAGAGACCACGGAGGAGGGGGAGGTCTATCACGTCGTCGACGACGAGATCGACCTCGAACCCGTCGTGATCGACGCCGTCGGCCTCGCACTGCCGTTGCAGCCGCTCTGCAGTGACGACTGCCAAGGATTGTGCCCAGAATGTGGCGTTCGCCTGGCGATTGCCGAATCTGGCCACGGGCATGACATACTTGATCCTCGCTGGGCTGGTCTTGCAGCCAAATTTGGCGTGGATTCGGAACCCAGCAAGAATCTTGTGAACAACGAAGCCGAGGAGAAGTAG
- a CDS encoding DivIVA domain-containing protein: MYRVFEALDELVAIVEEARGVPMTAGCVVPRGDVLELLDDVRDAIPGELDDAQDVLDHKDKLVGDARANAEKTVSSANAEANSTIENARDDADRILADAKAQADRMVAEARAHAEQLVTDARAEAESSVAEGQREYDALTGRARSEADRMIESGKASYERSVAEGTAEQARLVSQTEVVQAAHAESARVIDSAHAESDRLRSDCDLYVDTKLAEFEDFLNGTVRSVGRGRQQLRTGSGVPDYASDYDVDDRRAERRR, encoded by the coding sequence GTGTACCGGGTATTCGAGGCGCTCGACGAACTTGTCGCGATTGTCGAAGAGGCACGCGGCGTACCGATGACCGCCGGCTGCGTGGTTCCCCGCGGCGACGTCCTCGAACTGCTCGACGACGTGCGCGATGCGATTCCCGGTGAACTCGACGACGCCCAGGACGTCCTCGACCACAAGGACAAACTCGTGGGGGATGCCCGCGCCAACGCGGAGAAGACCGTCTCCAGCGCCAACGCCGAGGCGAACTCCACCATCGAGAACGCCCGCGACGACGCCGATCGCATCCTGGCGGACGCGAAGGCGCAGGCCGACCGGATGGTGGCCGAGGCCCGCGCTCACGCCGAGCAATTGGTCACCGACGCACGCGCCGAGGCCGAGTCCTCCGTCGCCGAAGGTCAGCGGGAGTACGACGCACTCACGGGCCGGGCGCGGTCCGAGGCCGATCGCATGATCGAGTCGGGCAAGGCGTCCTACGAGAGGTCCGTCGCGGAGGGCACGGCCGAGCAGGCACGGCTCGTCTCGCAGACGGAGGTCGTCCAGGCCGCCCACGCAGAGTCGGCGCGGGTGATCGATTCCGCGCACGCCGAATCGGATCGTCTCCGCTCGGACTGCGACCTGTACGTCGACACGAAGCTCGCGGAGTTCGAGGACTTCCTCAACGGCACCGTCCGGTCTGTGGGGCGGGGGCGTCAGCAGTTGCGGACCGGTTCGGGTGTTCCCGACTACGCCTCCGACTACGACGTCGACGACCGCCGCGCCGAGCGCCGCCGCTGA
- the coaD gene encoding pantetheine-phosphate adenylyltransferase has protein sequence MTGAVCPGSFDPVTNGHLDVIGRAAAQFDEVIVTVMVNKNKRGLFTVEERIEMLEDSTADLPNVRVSSWHGLLVDYAKQQGITAIVKGLRGANDFDYELQMAQMNQKLSGVDTLFIPTNPTYSYLSSSLVKEVATFGGDVSDMLPEKVHARLLTRIAERAAESS, from the coding sequence ATGACTGGCGCTGTCTGCCCCGGATCCTTCGACCCCGTGACCAATGGCCACCTTGACGTGATCGGCAGAGCTGCCGCGCAGTTCGACGAGGTCATCGTGACCGTCATGGTCAACAAGAACAAGCGTGGCCTCTTCACCGTCGAGGAACGCATCGAGATGCTCGAAGACTCGACCGCCGATCTGCCCAACGTGCGGGTCTCCTCCTGGCACGGCCTTCTGGTGGATTACGCCAAGCAGCAAGGGATCACGGCGATCGTCAAGGGCCTGCGCGGCGCCAACGACTTCGACTACGAGCTGCAGATGGCGCAGATGAACCAGAAGCTCAGTGGCGTCGACACCCTCTTCATCCCGACCAACCCCACCTACAGCTACCTGTCGAGTTCGCTCGTGAAGGAAGTGGCCACCTTCGGTGGCGACGTCTCCGACATGCTCCCCGAGAAGGTGCACGCCCGCCTTCTCACCAGGATCGCCGAGCGCGCCGCCGAGAGCAGCTGA
- the rsmD gene encoding 16S rRNA (guanine(966)-N(2))-methyltransferase RsmD, with protein MTRIIAGLAGGRRLRVPPSGTRPTSDRVREALFSALHSRMDLEGASVLDLYAGSGALGLEALSRGADRVVLVESDSKAAGIIKHNVTTVGLPGAEVRGAPVAAVLAGTADRPYDLVMADPPYAVDDAAVQTVLGHLRVNGWVGDGSIVVLERSSRSPETAWPDGFAPVKAKKYGEARIELATCYGLDS; from the coding sequence GTGACTCGGATCATCGCGGGACTCGCAGGCGGTCGACGCCTGCGGGTCCCGCCGAGCGGGACCCGGCCCACCTCGGACCGGGTCCGCGAGGCATTGTTCAGCGCACTGCACAGCAGAATGGACCTCGAGGGCGCGTCCGTCCTCGATCTCTACGCGGGATCGGGGGCGCTCGGCCTCGAGGCGCTGTCCCGGGGTGCGGATCGCGTCGTCCTCGTCGAGTCCGACTCGAAGGCGGCGGGCATCATCAAGCACAACGTGACGACGGTCGGTCTGCCCGGTGCGGAAGTCCGCGGCGCTCCGGTGGCCGCGGTGCTCGCGGGCACCGCCGACCGGCCGTACGACCTGGTGATGGCGGATCCGCCGTACGCCGTCGACGATGCGGCGGTGCAGACGGTCCTCGGGCACCTGCGGGTCAACGGCTGGGTCGGCGACGGCTCGATCGTGGTGCTCGAGCGGTCGTCGAGGTCACCCGAGACGGCCTGGCCCGACGGCTTCGCGCCCGTCAAGGCGAAGAAGTACGGCGAGGCGAGAATCGAATTGGCGACCTGCTACGGTCTGGACTCATGA
- a CDS encoding pyruvate carboxylase yields MFSKVLVANRGEIAIRAFRAAYELGAGTVAVFPYEDRNSIHRLKADESYQIGEEGHPVRAYLSVDEIVSAAKQAGADAIYPGYGFLSENPDLAAACAEAGITFVGPSSEVLELTGNKARAIAAAKAAGLPVLASSEPSADVDELLAAAETMQFPLFVKAVAGGGGRGMRRVAERAQLKESIEAAAREAESAFGDPTVFLEQAVVDPRHIEVQILADGQGNVIHLFERDCSLQRRHQKVIELAPAPNLPEELRAKICADAVAFAKEINYSCAGTVEFLLDTRGNHVFIEMNPRIQVEHTVTEEVTDVDLVQSQLRIASGETLADLGLSQDKVKLRGAALQCRITTEDPANGFRPDTGRITAYRTPGGAGIRLDGGATLGAEVGAYFDSMLVKLTCRGRDLETAVARARRAVTEFRIRGVSTNIPFLQAVLDDPDFKAGRVTTSFIEERPELLTLRSSADRGTKILSYLADVTVNKPHGERPSAVYPRDKLPQIDLSAPPQDGSRQKLLALGPEGFAKALREQKALAVTETTFRDAHQSLLATRVRTSGLLDVAGHVARMTPELLSIEAWGGATYDVALRFLHEDPWYRLSALREAVPNICLQMLLRGRNTVGYTPYPEKVTRAFVEEATNSGIDIFRIFDALNNVDQMRPAIDAVRETGTSVAEVALSYTGDLSNPNEKLYTLDYYLRLAEEIVEAGAHIIAIKDMAGLLRAPAATTLVTALRKNFDLPVHVHTHDTPGGQLATYLAAWQAGADAVDGASAALAGTTSQPALSAIVAAAAHSEHDTGLDLQAVCDLEPYWEALRKVYAPFESGLPAPTGRVYTHEIPGGQLSNLRTQAVALGLGDKFEEVEAKYAAADRMLGRLVKVTPSSKVVGDLALHLVGSGASTEEFKENPAKFDLPDSVVGFLRGELGTPPGGWPEPFRTRALEGRGDAKPEVPLSAEDEKALAGTSEERRATLNRLLFPGPTKEFLEHRDKYGDTSQLSANQFFYGLRRGDEHRVRLAQGVELLIGLEAISEPDERGYRTVMAILNGQLRPVSVRDRSISSEIPAAEKADKNNPGHVPAPFAGVVTLAVAEGQHVAAGDTIATIEAMKMEAAITAPRGGTVSRLAIGSVQQVEGGDLLAVVATGESASE; encoded by the coding sequence ATGTTCTCCAAAGTCCTGGTCGCCAACCGTGGCGAAATTGCGATCCGCGCTTTCCGTGCCGCCTACGAACTAGGTGCTGGAACGGTTGCGGTGTTCCCGTACGAGGATCGGAACTCGATCCACCGTCTGAAGGCCGACGAGAGTTATCAGATCGGCGAGGAGGGACACCCGGTTCGGGCGTACCTCTCCGTCGACGAGATCGTCTCCGCGGCCAAGCAGGCAGGCGCCGACGCCATCTACCCCGGCTACGGCTTCCTTTCCGAGAACCCGGATCTCGCCGCCGCGTGCGCCGAGGCGGGCATCACGTTCGTCGGTCCCTCCTCCGAGGTGCTCGAGCTCACCGGCAACAAGGCGCGCGCGATCGCCGCGGCGAAGGCGGCCGGTCTGCCGGTGCTGGCGTCGTCGGAGCCGTCCGCCGATGTGGACGAGTTGCTGGCCGCGGCCGAGACCATGCAGTTCCCGCTGTTCGTCAAGGCCGTCGCCGGCGGCGGTGGCCGCGGCATGCGCCGGGTCGCCGAGCGGGCGCAGCTCAAGGAGTCCATCGAGGCCGCTGCCCGCGAGGCCGAGTCGGCGTTCGGTGATCCGACGGTGTTCCTCGAGCAGGCCGTCGTCGACCCGCGGCACATCGAGGTCCAGATCCTGGCCGACGGTCAGGGCAACGTGATTCACCTGTTCGAGCGGGACTGCTCGCTGCAGCGCCGCCACCAGAAGGTCATCGAACTCGCACCGGCCCCGAACCTGCCGGAAGAGCTGCGGGCGAAGATCTGCGCGGACGCCGTCGCGTTCGCGAAGGAGATCAACTACTCCTGTGCGGGCACCGTCGAGTTCCTCCTCGACACCCGCGGCAACCACGTGTTCATCGAGATGAACCCGCGCATCCAGGTCGAGCACACCGTCACCGAAGAGGTCACCGACGTCGACCTCGTGCAGTCGCAGCTGCGGATCGCGTCGGGGGAGACCCTCGCCGATCTGGGCCTGAGCCAGGACAAGGTCAAGCTCCGCGGTGCGGCGTTGCAGTGCCGCATCACCACCGAGGACCCGGCCAACGGGTTCCGTCCGGACACCGGCCGGATCACCGCGTACCGCACACCGGGTGGCGCGGGCATCCGTCTCGACGGCGGTGCGACCCTCGGCGCCGAGGTGGGCGCGTACTTCGACTCGATGCTCGTCAAGCTCACCTGCCGCGGCCGCGACCTCGAAACCGCCGTCGCCCGCGCCCGCCGCGCGGTCACCGAGTTCCGCATCCGCGGCGTGTCGACGAACATCCCGTTCCTGCAGGCCGTGCTCGACGACCCCGACTTCAAGGCGGGACGGGTCACCACCTCGTTCATCGAGGAGCGTCCCGAGCTGCTCACGCTGCGCAGCTCCGCCGACCGCGGCACCAAGATCCTGTCCTACCTCGCCGACGTGACGGTCAACAAGCCGCACGGCGAGCGCCCGTCCGCGGTGTACCCGCGCGACAAGCTGCCCCAGATCGATCTGTCCGCCCCGCCGCAGGACGGCAGCCGCCAGAAGCTCCTCGCCCTCGGGCCGGAGGGATTCGCCAAGGCGCTGCGGGAGCAGAAGGCACTCGCGGTCACCGAGACCACGTTCCGCGACGCCCACCAGTCGCTGCTCGCGACCCGCGTGCGCACCAGCGGTCTGCTCGACGTCGCCGGGCACGTTGCCCGGATGACGCCGGAACTGCTCTCGATCGAAGCGTGGGGCGGTGCCACCTACGACGTGGCGCTGCGGTTCCTGCACGAGGACCCCTGGTACCGGCTGTCGGCGCTGCGTGAGGCCGTGCCCAACATCTGCCTGCAGATGCTGCTGCGCGGCCGGAACACCGTCGGGTACACCCCGTACCCGGAGAAGGTGACGCGGGCGTTCGTCGAGGAGGCCACCAACAGCGGCATCGACATCTTCCGCATCTTCGACGCCCTCAACAACGTCGACCAGATGCGGCCGGCCATCGACGCGGTCCGCGAGACCGGCACGTCGGTCGCCGAGGTCGCCCTGTCCTACACCGGCGACCTGTCGAACCCGAACGAGAAGCTGTACACCCTCGACTACTACCTGCGCCTGGCGGAGGAGATCGTCGAGGCTGGTGCGCACATCATCGCGATCAAGGACATGGCCGGACTGCTCCGCGCCCCGGCCGCCACCACCCTGGTGACCGCGCTGCGCAAGAACTTCGACCTGCCCGTGCACGTGCACACCCACGACACTCCGGGCGGACAGCTCGCGACGTACCTGGCCGCGTGGCAGGCGGGCGCGGACGCCGTCGACGGCGCGTCGGCCGCCCTTGCCGGCACCACCAGCCAGCCGGCGTTGTCGGCGATCGTGGCCGCGGCGGCGCACTCGGAGCACGACACCGGCCTGGATTTGCAGGCGGTGTGCGACCTCGAGCCGTACTGGGAGGCGCTGCGCAAGGTCTACGCCCCGTTCGAGTCCGGGCTGCCCGCCCCCACCGGACGGGTCTACACGCACGAGATCCCGGGCGGTCAGCTGTCGAACCTGCGCACGCAGGCCGTGGCCCTCGGGCTCGGCGACAAGTTCGAGGAGGTCGAGGCCAAGTACGCGGCCGCCGACCGGATGCTCGGCCGCCTGGTGAAGGTCACCCCGTCGTCGAAGGTGGTCGGCGACCTCGCCCTGCACCTCGTCGGCTCCGGTGCCTCCACCGAGGAGTTCAAGGAGAACCCGGCGAAGTTCGACCTCCCCGACTCGGTCGTCGGATTCCTGCGCGGCGAACTGGGCACCCCGCCCGGCGGCTGGCCGGAACCGTTCCGCACCCGGGCACTCGAAGGCCGCGGCGACGCCAAGCCCGAGGTCCCGCTGTCCGCGGAGGACGAGAAGGCCCTCGCCGGCACGTCCGAGGAACGCCGCGCGACGCTGAACCGGCTGCTGTTCCCCGGCCCGACGAAGGAATTCCTCGAGCACCGGGACAAGTACGGCGACACCTCGCAACTGTCGGCGAACCAGTTCTTCTACGGACTGCGCCGCGGCGACGAGCACCGGGTCCGCCTCGCGCAGGGTGTCGAGCTGCTCATCGGGCTCGAGGCCATCTCCGAACCCGACGAGCGGGGCTACCGCACCGTCATGGCCATCCTCAACGGGCAGTTGCGTCCGGTGTCGGTGCGTGACCGGTCGATCTCCAGTGAGATCCCCGCCGCGGAGAAGGCCGACAAGAACAACCCCGGCCACGTGCCTGCGCCGTTCGCCGGTGTGGTGACCCTCGCCGTCGCCGAGGGCCAGCACGTCGCCGCGGGCGACACGATCGCCACCATCGAGGCCATGAAGATGGAAGCGGCCATCACCGCACCCCGTGGTGGCACCGTCTCCCGGCTGGCCATCGGATCGGTCCAGCAGGTGGAGGGCGGCGACCTCCTCGCCGTCGTGGCGACAGGGGAGTCCGCGAGCGAGTGA